One Microbacterium sp. zg-B96 genomic region harbors:
- a CDS encoding tryptophan-rich sensory protein yields MTDRSTAGRPADLVRQIGVISAISFMLIAAVVGVGVLGGTPVQDLQDGALAADGSYLAPGSQAFSIWTVIYVLMVGYAVWQALPSQRADGRQRLLGWWIAATAVLNGLWLVAAQFTTLPLTVLVIVLLLATLGWTYHLAVQRPPRGLRQALLTDLTVGLHLGWVALATVANSSAWLTRIVPADWAEAATAFGIAVIVVVALVGVAIALAGRGRIAPGLAMGWGLVWIGVGRWVDQPASEPIAIAAWIAAGVVVIVPIIVTAVRFASNRS; encoded by the coding sequence ATGACCGACCGGAGCACCGCGGGGCGTCCTGCCGATCTCGTGCGCCAGATCGGCGTGATCAGCGCCATCAGCTTCATGCTGATCGCCGCGGTGGTCGGCGTCGGCGTGCTCGGCGGCACCCCCGTGCAGGATCTGCAGGACGGGGCGCTGGCCGCGGACGGGTCCTACCTGGCCCCGGGCAGCCAGGCGTTCTCGATCTGGACCGTCATCTACGTGCTGATGGTCGGCTACGCGGTGTGGCAGGCACTGCCGTCGCAACGCGCCGACGGGCGACAGCGGCTGCTGGGCTGGTGGATCGCCGCGACGGCAGTGCTCAACGGCCTGTGGCTGGTCGCGGCGCAGTTCACCACCCTTCCGCTCACGGTGCTGGTCATCGTGCTGCTGCTGGCCACGCTCGGCTGGACCTACCACCTGGCGGTGCAGCGCCCCCCGCGCGGCCTGCGCCAGGCGCTGCTGACCGACCTCACTGTCGGCCTGCACCTGGGCTGGGTCGCGCTGGCCACTGTCGCCAACAGCTCGGCCTGGCTCACCCGCATCGTGCCGGCGGACTGGGCGGAGGCGGCAACCGCCTTCGGCATCGCCGTCATCGTCGTGGTCGCCCTCGTCGGCGTGGCCATCGCACTGGCCGGACGCGGCCGCATCGCGCCGGGGCTGGCGATGGGATGGGGGCTGGTCTGGATCGGGGTCGGTCGGTGGGTCGATCAGCCGGCCAGCGAGCCGATCGCGATTGCGGCGTGGATCGCGGCGGGCGTCGTGGTGATCGTGCCGATCATCGTCACGGCCGTGCGCTTCGCCAGCAACCGCAGCTGA
- a CDS encoding YitT family protein, with translation MTETGPSLVFDKKATEHSVAEDVLGMLSGTFAASFGLYLLNASEAVTGGTAGLSLLLGFATGWPFWLLFAVINVPFAVLAVWKRGWAFTARTVIAIGLVSSFSVVHERLFTIEYLDPVYGALAGNLMAGIGLLIVFRHGGSLGGFNVIALILQDATGFRAGWTLMIFDLLVVVAGLLVVPWPNVVLSALGAVLLNLVLALNHRPGRYIGR, from the coding sequence GTGACAGAGACCGGACCCTCGCTCGTCTTCGACAAGAAGGCCACCGAGCACAGCGTTGCCGAGGATGTACTCGGCATGCTCAGCGGGACCTTCGCGGCCTCTTTCGGGCTGTATCTGCTGAACGCATCGGAGGCGGTCACCGGCGGCACGGCGGGGCTGTCGCTGCTGCTGGGCTTTGCCACCGGCTGGCCGTTCTGGCTGCTGTTCGCCGTCATCAACGTGCCGTTCGCGGTGCTGGCGGTGTGGAAGCGGGGCTGGGCGTTCACGGCCCGCACGGTGATCGCGATCGGTCTGGTGTCGTCGTTCTCGGTCGTCCACGAGCGGCTGTTCACGATCGAATACCTCGATCCCGTCTACGGCGCCCTCGCCGGGAACCTCATGGCCGGCATCGGCCTGCTCATCGTGTTCCGCCACGGCGGGAGCCTGGGCGGGTTCAACGTCATCGCGCTGATCCTGCAGGATGCCACGGGCTTCCGCGCCGGCTGGACGCTGATGATCTTCGATCTGCTGGTCGTGGTCGCGGGGCTGCTGGTGGTGCCCTGGCCGAACGTCGTGCTCAGCGCTCTCGGCGCCGTGCTGCTGAACCTCGTGCTGGCGCTCAATCACCGCCCTGGTCGGTACATCGGGCGTTGA
- a CDS encoding LysR substrate-binding domain-containing protein — protein MAPGPFRLGVIPGATPGKWIDLWQQRMPHNPLILVPLQVAEQRDALMSASVDAALVRRPIDAEGLHVIPLYDEVPVVVCGAESHLTAADELTLDDLAGEIVITPRDDVLHLEVPRAVAPSFAPPENTEQAIETVGAGVGVVIVPMSLARLHQRRDVAHRPLRDGPLSPVALAWPVQATTPLVEAFVGIVRGRTSQSSRG, from the coding sequence GTGGCTCCGGGTCCGTTCCGCCTCGGCGTCATCCCCGGTGCAACGCCGGGCAAGTGGATCGACCTCTGGCAGCAGCGCATGCCGCACAATCCGCTGATCCTCGTGCCGCTGCAGGTCGCCGAGCAGCGCGACGCGCTCATGTCGGCATCCGTCGACGCTGCACTGGTGCGTCGCCCGATCGACGCCGAAGGGCTGCACGTCATCCCGCTGTACGACGAGGTCCCCGTCGTGGTCTGTGGAGCGGAGTCGCACCTCACCGCCGCCGACGAGCTCACCCTCGACGACCTGGCGGGTGAGATCGTGATCACACCCCGCGACGACGTCCTGCACCTGGAGGTGCCGCGCGCGGTCGCCCCGAGCTTCGCCCCACCCGAGAACACCGAGCAGGCGATCGAGACCGTCGGTGCCGGCGTGGGTGTCGTGATCGTGCCGATGTCGCTGGCCCGGCTGCATCAGCGTCGCGACGTCGCCCACCGTCCGCTGCGCGACGGCCCGCTCTCACCGGTCGCGCTGGCGTGGCCGGTGCAGGCGACCACCCCGCTCGTCGAGGCGTTCGTCGGCATCGTCCGGGGCCGCACCTCGCAATCCTCCCGCGGCTGA
- a CDS encoding ATP-dependent helicase: protein MSDVLERFGPATQDWFRGAFPEPTNAQIGAWEAISHGKHALVVAPTGSGKTLSAFLWAIDRIFHEKRPADATATKPRSRRREPNPGTSVLYISPLKALGVDVERNLRSPLVGIGQSARRLGITVPDVTVGVRSGDTPSGDRRKLVADPPDILITTPESLYLMLTSQAGLTLRNVHTVIVDEVHAVAATKRGAHLAVSLERLEALRQEHAEDAASLAPAQRIGLSATVRPIDEVARFLGGAAPVEIVAPRATKAFDLSVVVPVDDMLNPPPPPGTPDQTDPAGGEDTDWFAGDKRGGTPGAGSTEVTGSVWPHVEEAIVDRILAHRSTIVFSNSRRLAERLTGRLNEIYTERLGLELPNPTVPAAVMAQAGATAGGAPVLAKAHHGSVSKEQRAQVEDELKSGILRCVVATSSLELGIDMGAVDLVIQVEAPPSAASGLQRVGRAGHQVGEVSRAALFPKHRGDVLHTAVVTERMLAGQIEAIAVPQNPLDILAQQTVAACATGAIDVEGWFETVRRSAPFRTLPRSAYEATLDLLAGRFPSDEFAELRPRIVWDRDQGTLTGRPGAQRIAVTSGGTIPDRGLFGVFVAGETRNARVGELDEEMVYESRVNDVFTLGTTSWRIVEITHDRVNVVPAFGQPGKLPFWHGDGLGRPAELGEALGKFSREVSAAPHEKAVARLTESGLDDNAIANLLGYLAEQREATGSLPTDRTLTVERSRDEVGDWRIILHSPYGMHVHAPWALAVNARIRERLGVDGAAVASDDGIIARVPDAAAEPPGADLFVFDADELEQIVTEEVGGSALFASRFRECAARALLLPRLNPNKRAPLWQQRQRSAQLLEVARRHPTFPIILETLREVLQDVYDLPALLRIARSIGDRRIRLVETDTSQPSPFARDLLFGYVGAFMYEGDSPLAERRAAALSVDPALLAELLGKVEMRELLDPDVIAQFEREVQRLDPERRARGVEGVADLLRLLGPLDAAEVADRLDAETDALTEATAHLDALMQTRRAIRVSIAGTERVAAIEDAARLRDALGTALPVGLPTAFLEPVADPLADLVARHARTHGPFRASEVATRLGLGMAVARQALQRLESQGRVTSGFFLPEAPRGNGDGHPTDEGDWCDTEVLRRLRMRSLAAIRGSVEPVSPEAYARFLPVWQHVTRPLDGIDGVVAVIEQLAGVPIPASAWESLVLPSRVRDYVPGMLDELTATGEILWSGHGSLPGRDGWIALHVADTAPLTLLPPDDDIAEAREGDPDAPPHSVEARIVAALTGGGAYFASQLRQLTDAETEQSVIEALWNLTWQGLVTNDTFAPVRTLLAGGSQAHRTARRTPRARLYRGMAIPRPGATPPRPPALGGRWSLLPAPEPDASSRATATASLLLDRYGVVTRGSVQAEGVPGGFAQTYRILAGFEEAGHCRRGYVIEKLGAAQFAASATVDRLREFAGLSDPAPLTTVTLAATDPANPYGAALAWPALEGVTHRPGRKAGGLVVLVDGALTLYLERGGRSALTFTDDEAQLAAAAADLAATSRTRRLDTLTIEQVNGEFVYGTAVGRALRAAGFVEATRGLTLRKVTAAAGYRQGAAADA, encoded by the coding sequence ATGAGCGACGTGCTCGAGCGATTCGGTCCTGCCACGCAGGACTGGTTTCGCGGCGCCTTCCCCGAGCCGACGAACGCCCAGATCGGCGCGTGGGAGGCCATCTCGCACGGCAAGCACGCCCTCGTGGTGGCGCCCACCGGGTCGGGCAAGACGCTGTCGGCGTTCCTGTGGGCGATCGACCGCATCTTCCACGAGAAGCGTCCGGCGGATGCCACGGCCACCAAGCCGCGTAGCCGCCGCCGCGAGCCGAACCCCGGCACCAGCGTCCTGTACATCTCGCCGCTGAAGGCGCTCGGCGTCGACGTCGAGCGCAACCTCCGCTCCCCGCTGGTGGGGATCGGCCAATCCGCGCGGCGGCTGGGGATCACCGTGCCCGATGTGACCGTCGGCGTCCGCTCCGGCGACACCCCCTCCGGCGACCGCCGCAAGCTCGTGGCCGACCCACCCGACATCCTCATCACGACCCCCGAGTCCCTCTACCTCATGCTCACCAGCCAAGCCGGGCTGACCCTCCGCAACGTCCACACGGTGATCGTCGACGAGGTCCACGCCGTCGCGGCCACCAAACGCGGCGCGCACCTGGCCGTCAGCCTGGAGCGGCTCGAGGCCCTCCGCCAGGAGCACGCCGAGGATGCCGCGAGCCTCGCGCCCGCGCAGCGCATCGGCCTGTCGGCCACCGTGCGCCCGATCGACGAGGTGGCCCGCTTCCTCGGCGGCGCCGCACCCGTGGAGATCGTCGCGCCGCGAGCGACGAAGGCGTTCGACCTGTCGGTCGTGGTCCCCGTGGACGACATGCTCAACCCGCCGCCCCCGCCCGGCACTCCCGACCAGACGGACCCCGCCGGCGGCGAGGACACCGACTGGTTCGCCGGCGACAAGCGCGGCGGAACCCCGGGCGCAGGCTCGACCGAAGTGACCGGATCGGTGTGGCCGCACGTGGAGGAGGCGATCGTCGACCGCATCCTCGCGCACCGCTCCACAATCGTCTTCTCCAACTCCCGGCGGCTCGCGGAGCGGCTCACCGGCCGGCTCAACGAGATCTACACCGAGCGCCTCGGGCTGGAGCTGCCCAACCCCACAGTTCCCGCGGCCGTGATGGCGCAGGCGGGCGCGACAGCAGGCGGCGCGCCCGTGCTGGCCAAAGCCCACCACGGCTCGGTGTCCAAGGAGCAGCGCGCCCAGGTCGAGGACGAACTCAAATCAGGCATCCTGCGTTGCGTCGTGGCGACCAGTTCGCTCGAGCTCGGCATCGACATGGGGGCGGTGGACCTCGTCATCCAGGTGGAGGCGCCGCCGTCGGCCGCCTCCGGGCTGCAGCGCGTCGGGCGCGCCGGGCACCAGGTCGGCGAGGTCAGTCGCGCCGCCCTGTTCCCCAAGCACCGCGGCGATGTGCTGCACACCGCGGTGGTCACCGAGCGCATGCTCGCCGGCCAGATCGAGGCGATCGCGGTGCCGCAGAACCCGCTCGACATCCTCGCGCAGCAGACCGTCGCCGCCTGCGCCACCGGGGCGATCGACGTGGAGGGCTGGTTCGAGACGGTGCGCCGCAGTGCGCCGTTTCGCACGCTGCCGCGTTCGGCGTACGAGGCGACCCTCGATCTGCTCGCCGGCCGTTTTCCGTCGGACGAATTCGCGGAGCTGCGCCCCCGCATCGTGTGGGATCGCGACCAGGGCACGCTGACCGGCCGCCCCGGCGCGCAGCGCATCGCCGTCACCAGCGGCGGCACCATCCCCGACCGGGGGCTCTTCGGCGTGTTCGTCGCCGGCGAGACCCGCAACGCCCGCGTCGGCGAGCTGGACGAGGAGATGGTCTACGAGTCGCGCGTGAACGACGTGTTCACCCTCGGCACCACCAGCTGGCGCATCGTGGAGATCACCCACGACCGGGTCAACGTCGTGCCCGCGTTCGGTCAACCGGGCAAGCTGCCGTTCTGGCACGGCGATGGCCTGGGCCGACCCGCCGAACTGGGCGAAGCGCTGGGCAAGTTCTCCCGGGAGGTCTCGGCGGCGCCGCATGAGAAGGCCGTGGCGCGCCTGACGGAATCCGGCCTCGACGACAACGCGATCGCCAACCTGCTGGGCTACCTCGCCGAGCAGCGCGAGGCCACCGGGAGCCTGCCGACCGACCGCACCCTCACCGTGGAACGCAGCCGCGATGAGGTCGGCGACTGGCGGATCATCTTGCATTCCCCGTACGGCATGCATGTGCACGCACCATGGGCGCTGGCCGTCAACGCCCGCATCCGGGAGCGCCTGGGCGTCGACGGTGCCGCTGTCGCCAGCGACGACGGCATCATCGCCCGGGTTCCGGATGCCGCGGCGGAGCCACCCGGCGCCGACCTGTTCGTCTTCGACGCCGACGAGCTGGAGCAGATCGTCACCGAAGAGGTGGGGGGCTCTGCCCTGTTCGCCTCCCGGTTCCGCGAGTGCGCTGCCCGGGCGCTGCTGCTGCCCCGACTGAACCCCAACAAGCGCGCGCCACTGTGGCAGCAGCGACAGCGCTCGGCGCAGCTGCTGGAAGTCGCCCGCCGGCATCCGACCTTCCCGATCATCCTCGAGACCCTCCGCGAGGTGCTGCAGGACGTCTATGACCTGCCCGCACTGCTGCGCATCGCCCGCTCGATCGGTGACCGCCGCATCCGGCTGGTCGAAACCGACACCTCCCAGCCGTCGCCGTTCGCCCGGGATCTGCTGTTCGGCTACGTCGGTGCGTTCATGTACGAAGGCGACTCGCCGCTGGCGGAGCGCCGGGCCGCCGCCCTGTCGGTCGACCCGGCGCTGCTGGCGGAGCTGCTGGGCAAAGTCGAGATGCGGGAGCTCCTCGACCCCGACGTGATCGCGCAGTTCGAGCGCGAAGTGCAGCGGCTGGACCCGGAGCGGCGGGCCCGCGGCGTGGAGGGTGTCGCGGACCTGCTGCGCCTGCTCGGTCCATTGGATGCCGCCGAGGTGGCCGACCGCCTCGACGCCGAGACCGACGCCCTCACCGAGGCGACGGCGCACCTGGATGCGCTCATGCAGACCCGGCGCGCGATCCGCGTGTCGATCGCCGGCACCGAGCGCGTGGCGGCGATCGAGGACGCCGCGCGGCTGCGCGACGCCCTCGGCACCGCCCTGCCGGTGGGCCTTCCCACGGCGTTCCTGGAACCCGTCGCCGACCCACTGGCCGACCTCGTGGCCCGGCATGCGCGCACGCACGGCCCGTTCCGCGCGTCGGAGGTCGCCACCCGGCTCGGCCTGGGCATGGCCGTCGCGCGGCAGGCGCTGCAGCGGCTGGAATCGCAGGGGCGGGTGACGAGCGGCTTCTTCCTGCCGGAGGCGCCGCGCGGCAACGGCGACGGCCACCCGACCGACGAGGGCGACTGGTGCGACACCGAGGTGCTGCGACGCCTGCGCATGCGGTCGCTGGCCGCCATCCGCGGCAGCGTGGAGCCGGTCTCCCCCGAGGCGTACGCGCGGTTCCTGCCGGTATGGCAGCACGTCACCCGGCCACTGGACGGCATCGACGGGGTCGTCGCGGTGATCGAACAGCTCGCCGGTGTGCCGATCCCGGCCAGTGCTTGGGAGTCGCTGGTGCTGCCCTCCCGAGTGCGCGATTACGTACCCGGCATGCTGGACGAACTCACCGCGACCGGGGAGATCCTCTGGTCCGGTCACGGGTCGCTGCCCGGCCGGGACGGCTGGATCGCGCTGCACGTCGCCGACACCGCCCCGCTGACCCTGCTACCGCCCGACGACGACATCGCCGAGGCCCGCGAGGGCGATCCCGATGCGCCACCGCACTCCGTCGAGGCGCGCATCGTCGCCGCGCTGACCGGCGGCGGCGCCTACTTCGCTTCGCAGCTGCGCCAGCTGACGGATGCCGAGACCGAACAGTCCGTCATCGAGGCGCTGTGGAACCTCACCTGGCAGGGCCTGGTCACCAACGACACGTTCGCCCCGGTGCGGACGCTCCTCGCCGGCGGGTCGCAGGCCCACCGCACCGCACGGCGCACCCCGCGGGCGCGGCTGTATCGCGGCATGGCCATCCCCCGCCCCGGTGCCACACCGCCGCGTCCCCCCGCACTGGGCGGCCGGTGGTCGCTGCTGCCGGCGCCAGAGCCCGACGCCTCCTCGCGCGCGACGGCGACGGCGAGCCTGCTGCTGGACCGCTACGGCGTCGTCACGCGCGGCAGCGTGCAGGCCGAGGGCGTGCCGGGTGGCTTCGCGCAGACCTACCGCATCCTTGCCGGCTTCGAAGAAGCCGGCCACTGCCGCCGCGGCTACGTCATCGAGAAGCTCGGGGCGGCGCAGTTCGCCGCGTCGGCGACCGTCGACCGGTTGCGGGAGTTCGCCGGCCTCTCCGACCCTGCTCCCCTCACGACCGTGACCCTCGCCGCGACAGACCCCGCCAACCCCTACGGTGCGGCGCTGGCCTGGCCGGCGCTGGAGGGCGTCACCCACCGCCCCGGCCGCAAGGCCGGCGGCCTGGTCGTGCTCGTCGACGGCGCGCTGACGCTGTACCTGGAGCGCGGTGGCCGGTCGGCGCTGACGTTCACCGACGACGAAGCGCAGCTCGCCGCCGCCGCCGCCGACCTCGCCGCCACCTCCCGCACGCGGCGGCTGGACACCCTCACGATCGAGCAGGTCAACGGCGAGTTCGTGTACGGCACGGCCGTCGGCCGGGCCCTGCGCGCAGCCGGCTTCGTCGAGGCCACCCGCGGGCTCACGCTGCGCAAGGTCACCGCAGCCGCCGGCTACCGGCAGGGAGCGGCGGCGGATGCCTGA
- a CDS encoding transferase, translated as MGKNYVDIENDRGETLRYRKHVNGRGLIAHGAKVHASALVEAGAYVEPGAEVAAGVRIRRGAWIEPDAVIGPNVEIAELAHVGSGAAIGAGAKIGIRTSVGAHARIERGSLIGDGEIVADGERVATDRRGLRLAA; from the coding sequence GTGGGAAAGAACTACGTCGACATCGAGAACGACCGAGGCGAGACGCTGCGCTACCGCAAGCACGTCAACGGCCGTGGTCTGATCGCGCACGGCGCGAAGGTGCACGCCAGTGCACTCGTGGAAGCGGGCGCCTACGTCGAACCAGGCGCGGAAGTCGCCGCCGGCGTGCGCATCCGTCGCGGTGCGTGGATCGAACCGGACGCCGTCATCGGTCCCAATGTCGAGATCGCTGAGCTTGCCCACGTGGGCTCCGGAGCCGCGATCGGCGCCGGTGCGAAGATCGGCATCCGCACGTCCGTGGGCGCGCACGCGCGCATCGAGCGGGGATCCCTCATCGGCGACGGTGAGATCGTCGCCGATGGCGAGCGAGTCGCCACCGACCGCCGCGGACTGCGCCTGGCCGCGTAG
- a CDS encoding DNA-formamidopyrimidine glycosylase family protein, with product MPEGDTVFRTAQRLHEALAGREITRFDIRVPGSATADLRGETVSEVVPRGKHLLLRAGGATLHSHLKMEGEWHVYPAGGRWQRPGHTARAIVGNERADAVGFDLAMVEVLPTADEERIVGHLGPDPLAGDWDPAEAARRVAADDRPAHVALLDQRNVAGLGNVYANEVLFVRGILPTTPGTAVDATGLIDTAARMIRANRDRSRRVFTGDARPGRGMWVYGREAKPCRRCGALVQAASLGARPTAQRNVFWCPNCQR from the coding sequence ATGCCTGAGGGCGACACCGTGTTCCGCACCGCGCAGCGCCTGCACGAGGCGCTCGCCGGCCGCGAGATCACCCGCTTCGACATCCGCGTGCCCGGCAGCGCCACCGCGGACCTGCGCGGGGAGACGGTGAGCGAGGTCGTGCCGCGCGGCAAGCACCTGCTGCTGCGCGCGGGCGGTGCAACGCTGCATTCGCACCTGAAGATGGAAGGCGAGTGGCACGTGTACCCCGCCGGCGGCCGGTGGCAGCGCCCCGGCCACACCGCACGGGCGATCGTCGGCAACGAACGGGCGGATGCCGTCGGCTTCGACCTCGCGATGGTCGAGGTGCTGCCCACCGCCGATGAGGAGCGCATCGTGGGCCACCTCGGACCCGACCCGCTCGCCGGCGACTGGGACCCGGCCGAAGCGGCGCGGCGCGTGGCGGCCGACGACCGCCCGGCGCACGTGGCGCTGCTGGATCAGCGCAACGTCGCGGGTCTGGGCAACGTCTATGCCAACGAGGTGCTGTTCGTCCGCGGCATCCTGCCCACCACCCCCGGCACCGCCGTCGACGCGACCGGCCTCATCGACACCGCGGCACGCATGATCCGCGCAAACCGGGACCGCTCGCGCCGCGTCTTCACCGGCGACGCGCGTCCCGGGCGGGGGATGTGGGTCTACGGCCGGGAGGCCAAACCCTGCCGTCGGTGCGGCGCGCTCGTGCAGGCCGCGTCGCTCGGTGCGCGCCCCACGGCGCAGCGCAACGTCTTCTGGTGCCCGAACTGTCAGCGGTAG
- a CDS encoding LysR family transcriptional regulator, with product MDVDLTRLRYFVAVAEELHFARAAERLRISPSPLSRQIKLLESQFGAELFERNYHEVRLTALGRTLLPHARAMLEAVEAFRSAAAKATDERLEGTEGTVAASARGAGRYR from the coding sequence ATGGATGTGGACCTCACTCGGCTGCGGTATTTCGTCGCGGTCGCTGAGGAGCTGCACTTCGCCCGCGCGGCCGAGCGCCTGCGGATCAGCCCCTCGCCGCTGAGCCGGCAGATCAAGCTGCTGGAATCGCAGTTCGGCGCGGAGCTGTTCGAGCGGAACTACCACGAGGTCCGGCTGACCGCCCTTGGCCGCACCCTGCTGCCGCACGCCCGCGCCATGCTCGAGGCCGTCGAGGCATTCCGGTCCGCCGCGGCGAAGGCCACCGACGAGCGCCTCGAGGGCACCGAGGGCACCGTGGCTGCGTCGGCCCGCGGCGCCGGCCGCTACCGCTGA
- a CDS encoding GMP synthase has protein sequence MRPLAYVCVRPQAGAAAGEYESFRAAMRQGDLAQLDLVREALPDDVFERYSGFVVGGSPFNVTDPESTKTDVQRRVEAEIERLAARAAAGETAGMFTCYGVGIVTRMLGGEVTRGFPEDTGPTTVTLTEAAAHDPLFGALANRFTALTAHKEGAGTPPPGATLLATNDACPVQAYRVGENLYATQFHPEPTGAAFAERMAIYRDDGYFDARDYDLIAQRVLAAPLTEPSRLLHAFARRFGQ, from the coding sequence ATGCGTCCCCTGGCCTATGTGTGTGTGCGACCGCAGGCGGGCGCCGCCGCGGGCGAGTACGAATCCTTCCGCGCAGCGATGCGACAGGGCGACCTGGCCCAGCTGGATCTGGTGCGCGAGGCGCTCCCCGACGACGTGTTCGAGCGGTACTCCGGGTTCGTCGTCGGCGGCAGCCCGTTCAACGTCACCGACCCCGAGTCGACCAAGACAGACGTGCAGCGTCGTGTCGAGGCGGAGATCGAGCGTCTCGCCGCCCGCGCCGCGGCCGGCGAGACGGCGGGGATGTTCACCTGCTACGGCGTCGGGATCGTCACCCGCATGCTCGGCGGCGAAGTGACCCGCGGCTTCCCGGAGGACACCGGCCCCACGACGGTCACCCTCACCGAGGCCGCCGCCCACGATCCGCTCTTCGGCGCACTGGCGAACCGCTTCACCGCCCTCACCGCACACAAGGAGGGTGCCGGCACGCCGCCGCCGGGGGCGACCCTGCTCGCGACGAACGACGCCTGTCCGGTGCAGGCGTACCGCGTGGGCGAGAACCTCTATGCCACGCAGTTCCACCCCGAACCCACCGGAGCGGCCTTCGCCGAACGCATGGCGATCTACCGGGACGATGGCTACTTCGATGCCCGGGACTACGACCTCATCGCGCAGCGCGTGCTTGCGGCACCCCTGACCGAGCCCAGCCGGCTGCTCCACGCGTTCGCGCGCCGCTTCGGCCAGTGA
- the treZ gene encoding malto-oligosyltrehalose trehalohydrolase translates to MSVEVWAPRAQRVRLRRPGTDDLELAVRDGGWWTVDVDLDEGERYGFVLGESEALRPDPRSRRQPDGVHAASAHFDPTSFEWTDSAWTGRQLAGGLIYELHIGTFTPEGTLDAAIGRLDHLVQLGVTHVELLPVNGFNGVHNWGYDGVLWYTVHEAYGGPVAYQRFVDAAHAAGLAVVQDVVYNHLGPSGNYLPEFGPYLRDASRNTWGDSLDLDQQEVREYILRNAMMWLQDYHVDGLRLDAVHALLDDSPTHILRELAERADALSAHLGRPLTLIAESDMNDPTLILPREAAGYGLSAQWSDDWHHAAHVALTGETTGYYEDFAAIEALPKVWTRGFFHDGTFSSFRERDHGHPIPAEVPAWRLVTFAQDHDQIGNRATGDRLSATLSPERLAIAAVLTLTAPGTPMLFMGEEWGATTPWQFFTSHPEEWLAKATAKGRTEEFAKMGWDESVVPDPNDPATFERSKLDWSEIATDEAASAPHRTLLQLYRDLARLRRERPELTDPAFGALSADAVEIAGGRRFRLGRGALTVLVNLSQEPWHASAGLNDTVLLATDAAASATPADGILTVAPDSAVIIGPPPA, encoded by the coding sequence ATGAGCGTGGAAGTGTGGGCACCGCGGGCGCAGCGAGTGCGGCTTCGCCGACCGGGGACCGACGACCTCGAGCTGGCAGTGCGCGACGGCGGCTGGTGGACCGTCGACGTCGACCTCGATGAGGGGGAGCGGTACGGCTTCGTGCTGGGCGAAAGCGAGGCGCTGCGGCCCGACCCGCGGTCGCGGCGACAGCCCGACGGCGTGCACGCGGCATCCGCTCATTTCGACCCCACGTCGTTCGAGTGGACCGACTCGGCATGGACCGGCCGCCAGCTGGCCGGCGGCCTGATCTACGAACTGCACATCGGCACCTTCACCCCCGAAGGCACGCTGGATGCCGCCATCGGGCGGCTGGACCACCTGGTGCAGCTCGGCGTCACCCACGTCGAGCTGCTGCCGGTCAACGGCTTCAACGGGGTGCACAACTGGGGCTACGACGGCGTGCTCTGGTACACCGTGCACGAGGCGTACGGCGGGCCCGTGGCCTACCAGCGGTTCGTGGATGCCGCGCATGCGGCGGGCCTGGCCGTGGTGCAGGACGTCGTGTACAACCACCTCGGCCCGTCCGGAAACTACCTGCCGGAGTTCGGGCCCTATCTGCGCGACGCGAGCCGCAACACGTGGGGCGACAGCCTGGACCTCGACCAGCAAGAGGTGCGCGAGTACATCCTGCGCAACGCCATGATGTGGCTGCAGGACTACCACGTCGACGGGCTGCGGTTGGATGCCGTCCACGCACTGCTCGACGACAGCCCCACCCACATCCTGCGTGAACTCGCCGAACGCGCCGACGCGCTGTCGGCGCACCTCGGCCGTCCGCTCACCCTCATCGCCGAGTCGGACATGAACGACCCGACGCTCATCCTGCCGCGGGAAGCGGCCGGCTACGGACTCAGCGCGCAGTGGAGCGACGACTGGCACCACGCGGCGCACGTCGCCCTCACCGGGGAGACCACGGGCTATTACGAGGACTTCGCCGCGATCGAGGCGCTGCCGAAGGTGTGGACGCGCGGGTTCTTCCACGACGGCACCTTCTCGTCGTTCCGCGAACGCGACCACGGGCATCCGATCCCCGCCGAGGTGCCGGCCTGGCGCCTGGTGACCTTCGCGCAGGACCACGACCAGATCGGCAACCGGGCCACCGGCGACCGGCTCTCGGCGACGCTGTCGCCCGAGCGCCTCGCCATCGCCGCGGTGCTCACCCTCACCGCCCCCGGCACCCCCATGCTGTTCATGGGTGAGGAGTGGGGAGCGACCACACCGTGGCAGTTCTTCACCTCCCACCCGGAGGAGTGGCTGGCCAAGGCCACCGCGAAGGGGCGCACCGAGGAGTTCGCCAAGATGGGCTGGGACGAGTCGGTCGTGCCCGACCCGAACGACCCCGCCACGTTCGAGCGCTCGAAGCTGGACTGGTCGGAGATCGCCACGGATGAGGCGGCATCTGCCCCGCATCGCACGCTCCTGCAGTTGTACCGCGACCTCGCGCGGCTGCGCCGGGAACGGCCGGAACTGACCGATCCCGCCTTCGGTGCGCTGTCGGCCGATGCCGTGGAGATCGCCGGCGGCCGGCGCTTCCGGCTCGGTCGCGGCGCCCTCACGGTGCTGGTGAACCTGTCGCAGGAGCCCTGGCACGCCTCGGCGGGCCTGAATGACACGGTGCTGCTGGCGACGGATGCCGCGGCGTCCGCCACGCCGGCCGACGGCATCCTCACCGTCGCTCCCGACAGTGCGGTGATCATCGGTCCGCCGCCGGCGTGA